A section of the Elusimicrobiota bacterium genome encodes:
- the rplB gene encoding 50S ribosomal protein L2, which produces MPLKTFRPYTPSRRNMTSADYSELTATRPEKALVRALKRQGGRNNTGMIMVRHQGGGAKRAYRLVDFKRDKFGIPGKVATIEYDPNRSARICLVNYADGEKRYILHPVGLKVGDTILSGPGVDIKVGNTLPLAKIPEGSFVHNVELSPGKGGQMMRSAGTQAQLMAKDAGYVQLKMPSGEIRLVPEGCLATLGQVSNTEHNTINLGKAGRSRHRGIRPTVRGGAMNATDHPLGGGRGKSKGGNHPRSPWGQLSKGYKTRNKRKLWGWMIVADRRRSQTQA; this is translated from the coding sequence ATGCCACTCAAAACCTTTAGGCCGTACACGCCGTCCCGCCGGAACATGACCTCGGCGGACTACTCGGAACTGACCGCGACGCGGCCGGAGAAAGCCCTGGTGCGCGCGCTCAAGAGGCAGGGGGGGCGCAATAACACCGGCATGATCATGGTCCGCCATCAAGGCGGGGGCGCCAAGCGGGCCTACCGTCTGGTGGATTTCAAGCGCGACAAGTTCGGCATCCCGGGCAAGGTGGCGACCATCGAGTACGACCCGAACCGCAGCGCCCGCATCTGTCTGGTCAACTACGCCGACGGCGAGAAGCGCTACATCCTGCATCCCGTGGGGCTGAAGGTGGGCGATACCATCCTCAGCGGGCCCGGCGTGGACATCAAGGTCGGAAATACGCTGCCCTTGGCCAAGATCCCCGAGGGCTCTTTCGTGCACAACGTGGAGCTTTCGCCGGGCAAGGGCGGCCAGATGATGCGCTCGGCCGGCACCCAGGCGCAGCTCATGGCCAAGGATGCGGGCTACGTCCAGCTCAAGATGCCTTCGGGCGAGATCCGGCTGGTGCCGGAGGGCTGCCTGGCGACTTTGGGCCAGGTCTCCAACACGGAGCACAACACCATCAACCTCGGCAAGGCGGGGCGCTCGCGTCACCGCGGCATCCGCCCGACGGTGCGCGGCGGAGCCATGAACGCGACCGACCACCCGCTGGGGGGCGGCCGCGGCAAGTCCAAGGGCGGCAATCACCCGCGCTCGCCGTGGGGGCAGCTGTCCAAGGGCTATAAGACGCGCAATAAGAGGAAGCTGTGGGGCTGGATGATCGTCGCCGACCGGCGGCGCAGCCAGACCCAGGCCTAA
- the rpsC gene encoding 30S ribosomal protein S3, translating to MGNKTHPKAMRLGYTADWESKWFSLREMPALIGEDFKIRNLVKKTFRMAAVSWVGIERAGSYLRVNIHTARPGVVIGKRGADIEGIRGQIEGLTQRKTFINVMEIKDPELDPRLVAEAIAIQLEKRIAYRRAMRRSIERTMQSGALGIKVMVGGRLNGAEIARREWAREGRVPLHTYSADVDYGTAEAYTTAGIIGVKVWIFKKLHFVKGAKEFQQLAKAAESAAAAQAALATAAAPAPVAQPAAAAPAPAPSAQAVPEGGTPHADA from the coding sequence ATGGGCAACAAAACACATCCCAAGGCGATGCGCCTGGGCTACACCGCGGATTGGGAATCCAAGTGGTTCTCGCTGCGGGAGATGCCGGCCTTGATCGGCGAGGATTTCAAGATCCGCAACCTGGTCAAGAAGACCTTCCGCATGGCGGCGGTCAGTTGGGTCGGCATCGAGCGCGCGGGTTCCTACCTGCGCGTGAACATCCATACCGCCCGGCCGGGCGTGGTCATCGGCAAGCGCGGGGCCGACATCGAGGGCATCCGCGGCCAGATCGAGGGGCTCACCCAGCGCAAGACCTTCATCAACGTGATGGAGATCAAGGACCCCGAGCTCGACCCGCGGCTGGTGGCCGAGGCCATCGCCATCCAACTCGAGAAGCGCATCGCGTATCGCCGCGCCATGCGGCGGTCCATCGAGCGCACCATGCAGTCCGGAGCCCTGGGCATCAAGGTCATGGTGGGCGGGCGCCTCAACGGCGCCGAGATCGCGCGGCGCGAGTGGGCCCGTGAGGGCCGCGTGCCCCTGCATACGTATTCCGCGGACGTGGACTACGGGACCGCGGAGGCCTATACCACCGCCGGGATCATCGGCGTGAAGGTCTGGATCTTCAAGAAGCTGCATTTCGTCAAGGGCGCCAAGGAGTTCCAGCAGCTGGCCAAGGCCGCGGAGAGCGCCGCGGCCGCGCAGGCCGCTCTGGCCACCGCGGCGGCCCCGGCGCCCGTAGCCCAGCCGGCCGCTGCGGCCCCGGCACCTGCGCCTTCGGCGCAGGCCGTCCCGGAAGGAGGCACTCCTCATGCTGATGCCTAA
- the rpsS gene encoding 30S ribosomal protein S19, with the protein MSRSSRKGPFVDAKLLIKVQKMTASGEKRPIKTWARRSTIPPEFVGHTFAVHNGRKFLPIYITEQMVGHKLGEFSFTRYFRGHGGAHKESTTLT; encoded by the coding sequence ATGAGCAGATCCAGCCGCAAGGGGCCGTTCGTCGACGCCAAACTTCTCATAAAGGTCCAGAAGATGACCGCCTCCGGGGAGAAAAGGCCCATCAAGACCTGGGCTCGGCGCAGCACCATCCCGCCGGAGTTCGTCGGGCACACTTTCGCGGTGCATAACGGGCGCAAGTTCCTGCCCATCTACATCACCGAGCAGATGGTGGGCCACAAGCTGGGGGAGTTCTCCTTCACCCGGTATTTCCGGGGACATGGTGGGGCCCATAAAGAGTCCACCACCCTGACCTGA
- the rplD gene encoding 50S ribosomal protein L4, whose product MQAQLLNVKGAEVGKVELTDAVFGRRPSPEFLHEYVTVYLANQRRGTANTKTRAEVSGSGKKPWKQKGTGRARAGSFRSPLWRHGGVTFGPRAGHVHLDFPRAKARLALVHALSAKQAEGAFVFVESLGVEEAKTKAVLALLESLKCGDRKGCTLLVLDAPDAKLAQASRNIPNVELALAADVSAYSVLRARRLVVTQPALEKLQARCASLGDAKAIAGKAADLKAAAPKAERAGRKSKGD is encoded by the coding sequence ATGCAAGCGCAACTACTGAACGTCAAGGGGGCGGAGGTCGGCAAGGTCGAACTCACCGACGCCGTCTTCGGCCGGCGCCCCTCGCCGGAGTTCCTGCACGAGTACGTGACGGTCTACCTGGCCAACCAGCGGCGGGGCACGGCGAACACCAAGACGCGCGCCGAGGTCTCCGGGTCCGGCAAGAAGCCTTGGAAGCAGAAGGGAACCGGACGGGCCCGCGCGGGCTCCTTCCGCTCGCCGCTGTGGCGCCACGGCGGCGTCACCTTCGGTCCGCGCGCCGGGCACGTGCACCTGGACTTCCCCCGGGCCAAGGCCCGCCTGGCCCTGGTCCACGCCTTGTCCGCCAAGCAGGCGGAGGGCGCTTTCGTGTTCGTGGAGAGCCTGGGCGTGGAAGAGGCCAAGACCAAGGCCGTGCTCGCGCTGCTCGAGTCCCTCAAGTGCGGCGACCGCAAAGGCTGCACCTTGCTGGTCCTCGACGCTCCCGACGCCAAGCTCGCCCAGGCCAGCCGCAACATCCCGAACGTGGAGCTGGCCCTGGCCGCCGACGTCAGCGCCTACAGCGTGCTGCGGGCCCGGCGTCTGGTGGTCACCCAGCCGGCGCTGGAGAAGCTGCAGGCGCGCTGCGCGTCTTTGGGGGACGCCAAGGCCATCGCGGGCAAGGCCGCCGACCTCAAGGCCGCCGCGCCGAAGGCGGAGCGGGCTGGCCGCAAGAGCAAGGGAGACTGA
- the rplW gene encoding 50S ribosomal protein L23: MAKTIPVSDETYGVIVRPLLTERSTIQKEKYNQYAFEVARAADKGSIRRAVQALFKVDVLAVRTMVVPGKFRRYGRGGGMRPDWKKAIVTIGKGQKIEVAEQAS, from the coding sequence ATGGCCAAGACCATCCCCGTTTCGGACGAGACCTACGGCGTCATCGTGCGGCCGCTGCTGACCGAGCGCAGCACGATCCAGAAGGAGAAGTACAACCAGTACGCCTTCGAGGTGGCGCGCGCCGCCGACAAGGGGAGCATCCGGCGGGCGGTCCAGGCCCTGTTCAAGGTCGACGTCCTGGCCGTGCGCACGATGGTGGTGCCGGGCAAGTTCCGCCGCTACGGACGCGGCGGCGGCATGCGCCCCGACTGGAAGAAGGCCATCGTGACCATCGGCAAGGGTCAGAAAATCGAGGTCGCGGAGCAGGCCTCCTAG